Proteins encoded in a region of the Malaciobacter mytili LMG 24559 genome:
- a CDS encoding alpha/beta fold hydrolase — MELKYKTLGKGKKAVFFLHELMGDSRNYNAIIPYLNIKDFKYFFIDLRGYGLSIKLKGSYSCSEAIEDILTIIKKEKLSKVNLVGHSMSALIAQSFAISYENYLENLILITPVLASGVKMKEEAKQKLLKDMQEDNKIEEVVLNSSKRYNQTWIDYRINMAYTSSTKEARVGYMKMYLNEDFSNEASKITVPVKAIVGKYDFVVFSKAVVNKAFKSWYKNLELIEFEEAGHYPMIETPVLFASKLEEFLL, encoded by the coding sequence ATAGAACTAAAATATAAAACTTTAGGAAAAGGGAAAAAAGCAGTATTTTTTTTGCATGAACTTATGGGAGATAGTAGAAACTATAATGCAATTATTCCTTATTTAAATATAAAAGATTTTAAATATTTTTTTATAGATTTAAGAGGATATGGCTTATCTATAAAGCTAAAAGGAAGTTATAGTTGCAGTGAAGCCATTGAAGATATTTTAACTATTATAAAAAAAGAAAAGCTATCAAAAGTAAATTTAGTAGGACACTCTATGTCTGCATTAATTGCTCAAAGCTTTGCTATTTCGTATGAAAACTATTTAGAAAATCTTATATTAATTACTCCTGTTCTTGCTAGTGGAGTAAAGATGAAAGAAGAAGCAAAACAAAAACTTTTAAAAGATATGCAAGAAGATAATAAAATAGAAGAAGTTGTACTTAATTCTAGTAAAAGATACAACCAAACTTGGATAGATTATAGAATAAATATGGCATATACCTCATCAACTAAAGAAGCAAGAGTTGGTTATATGAAGATGTATTTAAATGAAGATTTTTCAAATGAAGCTTCTAAAATAACAGTTCCAGTAAAAGCAATTGTAGGAAAATATGATTTTGTGGTTTTTAGTAAAGCTGTTGTAAATAAAGCTTTTAAAAGTTGGTATAAAAACTTAGAGCTAATAGAGTTTGAAGAAGCAGGACACTATCCTATGATAGAAACTCCTGTTTTATTTGCAAGTAAACTTGAAGAATTTCTTCTTTAG
- a CDS encoding methyltransferase domain-containing protein → MYHFSNETMFQIINILQNSLKEENKVEFIVLNPDKFPSFYAGQKVIIENKEYLYRSYKAWMDLAESLFCRFKTPIIIENQLVKLTFEKLNKEDSFHIQELQKEEKYGIQSTFNQINKNEEPAFLLSYISALKNVKVQDRIRILNLGVNKADEFEVIKNLVENFSSLELVGIDYSQSAINEAKQRFKEFSNVSFLKEDINNLESLNLGEFDLIISIGTLQSSSINFNLTFMSIVQNLLKKEGSMILGFPNCRWIDGEMIYGAMAKNYSYSEMSLLYKDAVFCKKYLQQKKFRVTLTGKNYIFLTATSIRK, encoded by the coding sequence ATGTACCACTTTTCAAATGAAACAATGTTTCAAATAATAAATATTTTACAAAATAGCTTAAAAGAAGAAAATAAAGTTGAGTTTATTGTTTTAAATCCTGATAAATTTCCTTCTTTTTATGCTGGACAAAAAGTAATAATAGAAAATAAAGAGTATCTTTATAGAAGTTATAAAGCTTGGATGGATTTGGCTGAAAGTCTGTTTTGTAGATTTAAAACACCAATAATAATAGAAAATCAGCTTGTAAAACTTACTTTTGAAAAACTAAATAAAGAAGATAGCTTCCATATTCAAGAACTTCAAAAAGAGGAAAAATATGGAATACAATCAACTTTTAATCAAATAAATAAAAATGAAGAACCAGCTTTTTTACTTAGTTATATAAGTGCTTTAAAAAATGTAAAAGTACAAGATAGAATTAGAATTTTAAATTTAGGAGTAAATAAAGCTGATGAGTTTGAAGTTATAAAAAATCTAGTTGAAAATTTTTCAAGTTTAGAGTTAGTAGGTATTGATTATTCACAATCTGCTATAAATGAAGCAAAACAAAGATTTAAAGAGTTTTCTAATGTAAGTTTTTTAAAAGAGGATATAAATAATTTAGAAAGTTTAAATTTAGGAGAATTTGATTTAATTATTTCTATTGGAACTTTACAAAGTTCTTCTATAAATTTTAACCTTACTTTTATGAGTATTGTTCAAAACTTACTAAAAAAAGAGGGTTCAATGATACTTGGCTTTCCAAATTGTAGATGGATAGATGGAGAGATGATATATGGGGCAATGGCAAAAAATTACTCTTATTCAGAGATGTCTTTACTTTATAAAGATGCGGTTTTTTGTAAAAAATATCTTCAACAAAAGAAGTTTAGAGTAACTCTTACTGGTAAAAACTATATATTTTTAACAGCAACTTCAATTAGAAAGTAA